The window TTCACTTTCCTTTGAGCAAACCACAGCTTGGATCAATTCAGAGCAGAAGAAGTACAAAGGCACGGTACAGAGCAAGACACACGATAAACTTAAGGAGAAGAAGATTAACTAAACAACGACGACCTTTGGTTAGATATAAAACTTCTCGGCACTGTCTCCTCTCCCTTCCACCGCCGAGAATCCGGCTTCGGCACCATATAAATATGAACCGTAGACTGAGTCTTCAACGGCTTTTCCATTTCAATGAAATTTCACACAAATTCCAAAAAATTCCGGTCATTTATATGGTACTAAAATAATCGCCCTTCGATCAAAATGTTTTAGCAATTACGGTAGTGAACTCAAATCCAAATACTTTTCTATTTACTTTTCAAAATTTTAGTCTTTTTGTTATCGAAATCCATTGAAGATTTTAGTGACCAAACTGATAACTGAAATCATTGAAATTCAATGAGTTCGGCTATGGCCGAAATATTTCTAAAACCCGAGATTTTAAACTATAttatacctcaaaataatatGTTCTTGTTGCCACGAGATACAAGGGCCTCTACGAGTCATTCGATTGGAAATTTTTGGAATATGTAGTCTTCATTAGTCTGATTGAGCAACGTTAAATTCAACATGTGTCAGCTGCACATGGTAGAAAAAGACGTGATTTGGAACACTTTTTTTATAGGTGAAATGAATAAAAGATATATGAGAAAGAAAAATGAGGATCGCATTTTGGAGTTCGAGCTCATGTACACCCGATGTGAACACTAGATTTGaataaaaaaaaggaagaaatAATGCTAAAAACATTAGCACCAAAGATGCTCAATTTTTGTAAGtgcttccaattttttttgtAGAGATATGACATCAAGGGAGCTCTAGACAAAGGAAAAAAAAGACGTTTTGAATCACTGATTTTGCTTTTATAGAGCACCACATAAGTCATATTGGCACGAAAAATTGTGTACAACTAGAAAACTTGATCATCTTTGATGTAAAAAAATAGAATTAATTGTGAATCCAGGAGTAGATGAGCTCGGGCTTCAGTTGCTGAGGTTTTTAGGGAACACCGATGGAAAAACCAGagatgaaatgaaaaaaaaaatcaaaatggAAAGAGGACAAAAAAATGAAGCAGTTGATGCGGTTGGGGAAGCATGATGAACGGACGGGAAGAGAAGATAAGAGTTTTTTTTTCACCCCGAAAAAAGATAAGAGTTTTTTTTTGGAGGTAGAGAAGATAATAGCTACAGTCGGACGTGACAACTGACGACATGACCGCGTCAGCCGATCAGCACGCACCTCTCTCTATAGATCGATCGATCTGTACGAGAACGTGTCAATGGGCAGAAGCAAGGGCGCCGCCGCCAGGCGAAGGAAGGCCGCCGTGGCCAGGGAAGCGATCGCCGGCCCGAGACTATGCCCCAGCCTCCCGCCGGAGCTGCTGGCCAACATCCACGACCGCTTGGGGTTCCTCGACCGCATCGCCTTCGCCGCGGTcttcgcctcctcctccgacgtatTCAGCCCATCGGCGCCGTGGCTCCTCCTCCCCGGCAAGAACGACGAGAACGCAAAGACCGCCAGGCTACTCTCCGTCGCCGACCGGCGCGCGGCCACGGTGCATGCCCCGTACCCCGCGCTGCGCGACCACCTCGTCATCGGCTCCTCCCGCGGGTGGCTCGCCACCGCCGACGGCCGGGGCCAGATCTACCTCGTCAACCCCGCCTCCGGCGAGCAGCACGCGCTCCCGCACGTCACCACCATGCGCGTCTTCCTCCGCACGCCCTGCCAGTGGTTCACCGTGTGCTTGAAGCGCTTCATGACCGTCCGGTTCGGCGGCGGGCCGCCGTTCAAGCATAATCTTTGGGGGGCTGAGGGGCACGGCGCGCGCACCGTCACCGCCGACCACATGGGCATCTGGTTCTACCGGAAGGTCGTCCTCTCGGTCTCCCCGAGCCGCCACGGCAGCTATGGCACCGCCATGCTGATCCTGCACCGCGATTTCGGCGCCCCGGCCTTCGCCACGGCTGAGGACGCCGCATGGAAGCTGGCGCCGTCGCGCGACGGCGTCGAGGACGCCATTTATCATGATGGGCAGTTCTACTCTGTCTCCTATACTGGTGTCGTGGAGGCGTGGCAACGTGACACGGAGTCCGGCACGTTCACGAGCACGGCTGTCACCCCAAAGCTGATTGTTAAACAAGGCGGCTGGCCGTGCCACCGCAAGTACCTGGCGGCGGGGCCGGGTGGGCGGCTGATGGTGGTGCTCAAGTACGCCCAAGTGACAAAGGACCTGCACAGCAGGGACGGGTGGACGTGCACCTTCAAGGTCCATGTCCTCGGCGATGACGGGCAGTGGAAGGAGACGATGGACATCGGCGACGTCGCTTTGTTCGTCGGGGTGAACACCTCGTTGTGCGTGCCGACGATGGGGTGCCCGGGGATCATGGCCGGCTGCATCTACTTCACCAACGATGAACTAGGGGTTGCGAAGCTGCGCAGGACCAAGGACCTATCGTCGCGGTCCTACAAAAGTTGCGATGATGAGCCCGTCAACTCCGACATTCGTGCCCTTGGGGTGTACAGCCTCAAGGATGGCatggtgaagaagatggaggcgcTACAGCAGCAGTACCGCATATTCTCGGCGCCACCGGTGTGGATCACGCCTTCTGTCCCATGACTGCAAAGCCGATCCGCAAGGTTTAAATTTTTGAATATGATCAGGGTTCAAAGTAAATAATAATTTGCACCAAATTCGATAATTTACAAATATCAATTTCTCTACAGTGTTCTCAAAGGGAGACGCCAGGCATCGGTTGGGCAAGGGAGCGGCCGATAGGAGCCTCCCATTCCATCCGATCACGCTTGATCTTAGATTCTGGTCTGTCCAATTGTCGCAACCAGAAATCCGCATGTGCAATAGATTTTTCCTACATATGCAACATCCTCACAATTTTCTCTCATGGTATGTCAAAAAGACATGTAAATATATTGCGGTATTTTTAGGAACATTCATACAACATAACTTTTTATGTATGCAAAATATCCCCATAGGTCACAGAAAAGCCACCGAGGGAAATCATCACAAGTTATGCAGCATAGGAAGCAATGTTTGCAACAACGTAAAAATAACTTTGCAGCATGAATGCAACATTTGCATCATCACAACCTTCAACAGACCATCTTAAAAAATTACTGAAGAGGCTAATCGGAGAAAATGATTAAAAAGTGATTTGGTTAATTATGATAAAATTTCATGTTCTAAATTGGCATCGGCATTGAAGCCAATGTGAATTGAAACGATGTTAGCCATGTATACCGTGTTTGTGTTAAAAACCAAACAACTTCTCAACCTGATGTTGCCTTAGGATTTGTATGTGTTGTATTTGTACACAGCTGTtattttgaaagaaaaaaaagttTGCGGTTGGTTATCACCATAAGGGCTAGTTTGCGGTTGCTGCCCTGTGGAACCTAACTACatccaaaaataaaaataaagaagtATTTTGTCATCACCAAGTAGCGTTTGTAATGAATTGTCATCTCATGTAACGTATTCTTTAGGTTGCCCCTTTGCCAAAATGTTTCTGCTCTTTGGATTTTCAAGTAACCTGGGGAGCATTGGTGATATTCAGAAGAAGTCCATTGTGTTGTCCTTTGGTTTCAAAAGCTAAAGAACCCTACTATGTTCTCCTTTGAGATCAGGAAGCCTCCTGCCTTCTACCTCGTGTTTCATTTTGTTGTGTACCTTTGCAAAAGAGGATTACAGAAAATCATAAAATGTTTGACCGGTCAATGGTATTTTTAAATAAATGTTTGTGTTGATTGCAGAAAGTTAGAGTAGCTTGAATTGAGACAGGATTTCCTATTATCTAGTATGGTCTTAAAGGTTCCTACTTACTACATATTTCCAAATCCTAGCTTCTACTATTATATATGCTGCTTCCTTGGCCATGCTAATATTATTAGAAAAGAACTCGGTTATGTCTGTGCAAAAAATAGTCTCCAATAAGTTTTAATGACCCAGGGCCTTGTATATTTTGTGTGTTCATTCCCTCAGAAACTGCAGTGTACTGTTATTTTCTACTCCACAGTTGCAACACATTCTGCTTAATCCCTTACCCTGTATGCTATCCTGATATTGTTTCACAACACAACTATTTTTTATGTGGGATATGGAGCTTCAGTATGAAATCACCATGTTGCCAGCATGAGATAGTCGTACATACATATGGAACCAAAGAACACTGAATATATGTTACAATCAGTGTAGCTCAGCGGAAGACTGAAGATTTTGTTTGACGCTGAAGATGCAGAGACGCTCCTGCTTCTCGCGGATGAAGGTTCTGACACCCATACTACGTACAgatttatttcttttttattttatgcTCCGCGGAGGATGCTGCCACGGCGGCTCATGTGAGTGAAGTTCGCCTCAAATTCTGAGAAGAGCAGAAATCAAGGCTTCCTCCATTTTCCCGGAGTCATCATCAAAAGCTCAGCTTGAGAAGGCAAACGTGTAGACTGTTACGACTCCTAATTACTGCCGTTGCTTCTGAAACTGAACCTGAAGCAGGAGTTCacttaactgaacctgatcgccTCAAATTACTGCTGTTGCTTCATCCTCCCATCTCCCTGTATTTCTGAATCTCACCTACTCTGCTCTATGCTTTGCTCATCCATGTTCCTCCTTGTACCCAGACTGAATTCCCCAGGCTCAGTTCTCTACGTGTAAGATTCCCCCCCCCAAACTTGGCGAGATTAGGAGTGGTTCGTGTGTGTGATATTTG is drawn from Aegilops tauschii subsp. strangulata cultivar AL8/78 chromosome 1, Aet v6.0, whole genome shotgun sequence and contains these coding sequences:
- the LOC109741523 gene encoding uncharacterized protein gives rise to the protein MGRSKGAAARRRKAAVAREAIAGPRLCPSLPPELLANIHDRLGFLDRIAFAAVFASSSDVFSPSAPWLLLPGKNDENAKTARLLSVADRRAATVHAPYPALRDHLVIGSSRGWLATADGRGQIYLVNPASGEQHALPHVTTMRVFLRTPCQWFTVCLKRFMTVRFGGGPPFKHNLWGAEGHGARTVTADHMGIWFYRKVVLSVSPSRHGSYGTAMLILHRDFGAPAFATAEDAAWKLAPSRDGVEDAIYHDGQFYSVSYTGVVEAWQRDTESGTFTSTAVTPKLIVKQGGWPCHRKYLAAGPGGRLMVVLKYAQVTKDLHSRDGWTCTFKVHVLGDDGQWKETMDIGDVALFVGVNTSLCVPTMGCPGIMAGCIYFTNDELGVAKLRRTKDLSSRSYKSCDDEPVNSDIRALGVYSLKDGMVKKMEALQQQYRIFSAPPVWITPSVP